GACCGGCAACGCGCTTAACTACATAACGCTGGCCGGCTTGCACCAAAGTCAACTGACCACCATAACTGTGGCCAGTTTTCGGAATATACTGCGCGTAGGGTTTCTTTTTAGTCGCAAAACCAAATAAAACCCCGTCAATAAAGGCACTTAGCGTTGACTTACCGGCTTCATTGGCTCCTTGAAACACTTGCAGCTGCGGATCAAAGTCAAAATGCTGATCATACCATTTACCAAAGCCAAAAATATCAACTGCTTCAATCCGCATCTGAATCACCTGCCAATGCTTTATTTTCACGCAATAAATTCAGCACTTGTGCCTGCAAAGTTGCCGGTAAATCAGCTTGTTGTAATGCTGCCGCTAGGAAGTCCGGCTGCGTCAGTGGCTGTGCTACTTGGGCAATATTTTGCGCCGTAAATATTTTTTTTGCGCTGGCTTGCCAGTAAGCTTGATCTAATTGATTAAAGTTCAGCGTGGCGGTCATCTGCGGCCGTAATGAATAGATCCAGCGCCACGGCTGTTGTTGTCGCTGTTTTTGTAAGTAGCTTAATAACTCGCCACTTTCAATTCGTTGCAATAGCGCTGGGCTCAGCGTCTCCGCTGCAGTCAAGTTCACTTGCAATAGTAATGCTTCTGGCTGTTTTAATTTAGCCACGGCCTGTTCGATCGCGTTGATCACCGTTGTCAAGCGAACAGCACCAGCCACCGAAACGGTACACGTTTGCCATTGGATCGGCGCTACTGCGTGAAATTCTGGCTGCAGTTGCGCCCCCTTTTGACTGACCAAATAATAACCGCGGGCACCAGCTTCATTAGGATTGCGGCCTTGCGGATTGCCAGCGTAGACGATCGGCGGCTGTTCCTGTAAAAGTTGATGCTGATGAATATGACCTAAAGCCCAGTAATCGTAACGTTTTTGATTCAATTCTGTTAACGTAAATGGGGCATAAACCGCGTGGGCACTGGTCACACCACTTTGACTACCGTGCAATAACCCAATGTGCCAATCCGTATTGGTCTTGATTGGAAATTGCGGCGTCATATCGGTTTCCACCCAACGCTGGGCATAGCTAAACCCGCTTAATGCCACTGATTGCCCGTCTTTGGTGGTCAAGGTAAAGGTTGCACCAGTACTGGGAAAAATATGCGTATTTTCCGGTAATGGTAACTCAGCGGCAGCGTCACTGACGTAATCATGGTTCCCGTAACTCAAATAAACTGGGATGGCCGCATCAGCCAAGCGCTGGAGCTGTTTTTGTAAAAATAATTGAGCCTGAATGCTGCGTTCAGCACGGTCGTATAGATCACCGACCAAACAAACAAAGTCCACCTGTTCCGCTAAGGCCGCGTCAACGATCTTAGCAAAAGCTGTAAACGTCGCGTCATAGATCTGTTGCCACAACGCCGCCGGTGCTGTGCGTAAGCCGAGAAATGGCGTATCTAAATGTAGATCCGCCGCATGAATAAATTTCATCGGTGCTGGGGCCTCCTTCTAGTTTTACAACGCAAAAATCGGCCACGCAGGCTTCCAGTCAGTATACTGCCCCGACCATTCGTCCCGCGCGACCGACCTAAATGCGCTAATTTTTGTTGTTTATCCAAACGTACAGTGGTGCCTGTGCGTAAACGTGGCATAATGCCATATAGCTACGCTAGCTAAACGATCCACTATGTTGTCTTTTCGCCTAGCTGCCACAAGAATGGTCAACGTCCGCAGCGTCAAAGATTAGCTAATAATGCAAAGTAGTCGACTACATTCCGTAATCTGGACGCTTTTTCGACACACGCTAATTTGCGTACAATTCTTGAACTGGCTTCGTAATGATTTGGTTCAAGTCGTCCATGATTTGGCTCATGGCTTTTTCTTTTTCCATCAACGCTTGGACTTCTTTAAATTCGCCCACTTTGCCAGCTAGATCATGTGCTTTTTCGATCTCGGCATCGGCTAATTCTTGGCCTTGCATTTGTTTTTGTTGTAATTCAATGTTGATTTTTTGGAATTGTTTAAACATGTCATAGGCGGTTTTATTTTGTTTCATCGCATCATAGGCTGCCTGTAGGGCAACAAATTCATCGATCTGCCGTAATTCGCCTTCTAATTTGTTTGCTGTATCGTACACATTGACTGCCATGTTGTGCCTCCGTTGATTTAAATTATGTTTAGAGTGGTTGAAAAAGCGCTAATCACTTTGCCAATTCACGCTAAACATTATAGCTTCCAGTATAGCATGTTTCTAAACGTTTTCCTAGTTGGAAACGAACGTTTGTACGCTTAATTTCCACCAAAAAGTCCTTTGACCGAATCGATCCAATTCTTCGCCTTGCTGGTAGCTGAATCAAGATTTTCCTTGGCCTTGGTCGCGCCATCTTTGACCTGACTCCAGACATCCGATGAATTCGTCGTTTGTTCCGCGCTAGCCCGGGTCTTCGCATCTTTAGTGCCAAATTTGGTTTCTGCAGTTGTTGGTAAAATATTAGCCATTTCTGACCGCCAAACTTTAGCCACGCCCTCTTCGCTGATGCCCTGTAAGAAATGGCTACTGTCGGTGCTATCAAAGCCGATCCACGTTGCCACGACCACATCTGGCGTGTAACCGACGATCCACTGATCTTTGGTGCCAAAGCCGTAGCTATCGGGCACTTCAGTACTCCCAGTTTTACCGGCAACGTCATACCCAGTTGGCTTCGCCGAAGTTCCGGTGCCGTAATCGAAAACGCCAAGCATCATGCTGGTCATTTCTTTAGCTGTTTTCGCCGACATCACTCGTTTGGACTTGGTTTCGGTATTGTCAACGATCACATTGCCGCTGGCATCAACGATTTTGGTGATGAAATGACTTTCCGGACGTTTACCTTGATTAGCAAACGTCGCGTAAGCCCCCGCCATTTGGTACGGCGACACGCCCACGTTTAAGCCACCTAAAGCCATCGCCAGATTCTGATCACTTTTTGGTAACGTAATGCCAAAATCTTTTACCGATTGAACGCCTTTTTGAACGCCAATCTGATCTAATAACCAAACGGCCGGCGCGTTTAGACTCTGAGCCAAGGCACTGTACATTGGTACTTTACCTTGATAATTGTTGCCATAATCGGTTGGTGTGTAGTGATTCGAGCCGTAGGACAATTTTTTATCGGTCAGCTGTGAGTCATAATGATAGCCATTTTCCAGCGCCGGCGTGTACACCGCCAGGGGCTTCATCGTTGACCCCGGCTGGCGCTTGATCTGGGTCGCTCGATTGTAACCGCGGAACACCGGCTCCGTATTCCGTCCACCAACAATTGCCGCGACGCCACCCGTTTGTGGGTCCATCGCTACCGACGCCCCTTCAACTTTGGTTCCATCCGCCGCATTAGATGGGAAAATCATACTATTAGCGAAGGAAGCCGTCATCTTTTGCTGATAGGTTTGATTTAACGAGGTGTAGATCTTGTAGCCCTTATTCAAGATATCCTCTTCGGATAAACCGTAACGACTGATGGCCTCGTTGATCACCGCGTCAAAATAGTACGGATAGCGGTAACCGTTAGTTGAATTGTAATTATCCTGTAAGTTTAACGCCTCTTGCTTGGCAGCATTAGCTTGACTGGTGGTCAACTTATTATTATCGACCATCAGATCTAAAATCAAATTACGTCGTGAAATATTGTACTTCGGATGATCAATTGGATTGTAGAAACTAGGGCTACGCAACATCGCCGTCATACTAGCTGCTTCTGCTGAATCGATCTCGGCCGCACTTTTACCGAAGTACTTCTCGGCCGCATCTTGCACACCCCAAACGCCGTTGCCAAAGTAAGCGTTGTTTAAATACATTGTGATAATATCTTTTTTACTATAAACTTTGTTGATCTCGATCGCTAAAAACAGCTCTTCGGCTTTGCGGACAAAAGTTTGCTGCTGAGTCAATAACGCGTTTTTGGCCAGCTGCTGGGTCAAGGTACTCCCACCACCACTGATCTGGCCGTGATGGATCACATAGCTAACTGCCGCCCGCGCATAACCTTTAATACTGAACCCGGGATTAGTCCAAAAAGTCCGATCCTCAGTGGAAGTCACCGCATTTTGAATTTGTGGTGAAATTTTGTTATAGCTAACGTAAGTGCCTTTTTGCGCGTACAACGAACCCGCTTTTTGCTGCCGATAGTCATAGATTGTCGTTGACGTCTGCAAATTAGCCTTCAAATGTTCCACATCTGACGTTTTCGCCAAAAAAGTTAAGTAGGTACTGACGCCGAGAAAGATCAACATTAGCACCAAAATCAGCCAACGAGTCATTAAAAACCGCCGCCAAAACCGCCGCACAACATGCCAAAAACTAAGCCAGTATGGCGCAATAAAATGTAATATGGGGGCTAAAAAATGCCCGATCGCGGCA
This is a stretch of genomic DNA from Loigolactobacillus coryniformis subsp. coryniformis KCTC 3167 = DSM 20001. It encodes these proteins:
- a CDS encoding metallophosphoesterase family protein; its protein translation is MKFIHAADLHLDTPFLGLRTAPAALWQQIYDATFTAFAKIVDAALAEQVDFVCLVGDLYDRAERSIQAQLFLQKQLQRLADAAIPVYLSYGNHDYVSDAAAELPLPENTHIFPSTGATFTLTTKDGQSVALSGFSYAQRWVETDMTPQFPIKTNTDWHIGLLHGSQSGVTSAHAVYAPFTLTELNQKRYDYWALGHIHQHQLLQEQPPIVYAGNPQGRNPNEAGARGYYLVSQKGAQLQPEFHAVAPIQWQTCTVSVAGAVRLTTVINAIEQAVAKLKQPEALLLQVNLTAAETLSPALLQRIESGELLSYLQKQRQQQPWRWIYSLRPQMTATLNFNQLDQAYWQASAKKIFTAQNIAQVAQPLTQPDFLAAALQQADLPATLQAQVLNLLRENKALAGDSDAD
- a CDS encoding YlbF family regulator; translation: MAVNVYDTANKLEGELRQIDEFVALQAAYDAMKQNKTAYDMFKQFQKINIELQQKQMQGQELADAEIEKAHDLAGKVGEFKEVQALMEKEKAMSQIMDDLNQIITKPVQELYAN
- a CDS encoding PBP1A family penicillin-binding protein — encoded protein: MQKFLTNLRRFFAAIGHFLAPILHFIAPYWLSFWHVVRRFWRRFLMTRWLILVLMLIFLGVSTYLTFLAKTSDVEHLKANLQTSTTIYDYRQQKAGSLYAQKGTYVSYNKISPQIQNAVTSTEDRTFWTNPGFSIKGYARAAVSYVIHHGQISGGGSTLTQQLAKNALLTQQQTFVRKAEELFLAIEINKVYSKKDIITMYLNNAYFGNGVWGVQDAAEKYFGKSAAEIDSAEAASMTAMLRSPSFYNPIDHPKYNISRRNLILDLMVDNNKLTTSQANAAKQEALNLQDNYNSTNGYRYPYYFDAVINEAISRYGLSEEDILNKGYKIYTSLNQTYQQKMTASFANSMIFPSNAADGTKVEGASVAMDPQTGGVAAIVGGRNTEPVFRGYNRATQIKRQPGSTMKPLAVYTPALENGYHYDSQLTDKKLSYGSNHYTPTDYGNNYQGKVPMYSALAQSLNAPAVWLLDQIGVQKGVQSVKDFGITLPKSDQNLAMALGGLNVGVSPYQMAGAYATFANQGKRPESHFITKIVDASGNVIVDNTETKSKRVMSAKTAKEMTSMMLGVFDYGTGTSAKPTGYDVAGKTGSTEVPDSYGFGTKDQWIVGYTPDVVVATWIGFDSTDSSHFLQGISEEGVAKVWRSEMANILPTTAETKFGTKDAKTRASAEQTTNSSDVWSQVKDGATKAKENLDSATSKAKNWIDSVKGLFGGN